The following coding sequences are from one Chanos chanos chromosome 12, fChaCha1.1, whole genome shotgun sequence window:
- the aste1b gene encoding protein asteroid homolog 1 — translation MGVHGLTSYVEGNRHFFTDLRLRDSRLVIDGCSLYFRLYFSSGLDQQKGGDYDTFADVVRQFFLALSTCKLHPFIVLDGGIDQTEKKFTTLRERAQSKIQEAHALSRGAHGSVLPLLTREVFKQVLSELGIPVVQCVSEADWEIACLANQWGCPVLTNDSDFYIFDLRGGYLPFAFFEWSNINGKASERYIPARRFTVNRFCSNFNHMNKQLLPLFAVIAGNDYTPAKTTEMFFSRVELFGGPPMGRQGGARGRRANPRIEGLLLWLSQFPGPAEAVEEVLEVLGGKQRGSQRKLLSDGMQDYHLSPTSSLALYFSGSQQALLSTQGLPTVLASQPEWLLRGLTCGRLPPLVLDVLVLHRALLICQVENSRLPSTHTTSQSIRQAFYSLLLRGGNQQGVDQSQQGRGRGGRGRGGQRRGRGGPHKDRTNSDTFGSYSTPSGVEEYDRHDLTLRRTVVEAQLPSTVPLLQLNTLDQLPIPGRRQVLLGVLGVADSVLQGVPVHLCLPVCVTCFWMSAAKPKPSASLLHALLLGFVYGELCRCRSLPKDPASSCAGVRSVCTRLARLRVKPGERRGLDLGVAYSLCQWQSCMWAGLYLNQLLCFPLPEPQCAWVFSGTLLHGLELALRTGSSAESLLADAALPMQLFSCLQGAVMSSSVHSLGPSSCSAAKHSRGGQRQTQQRGRGRAGRGRGNRGRGRGNHRNGGAWSADDLDNRFALLVTGEDEDEE, via the exons ATGGGAGTTCACGGATTGACAAGTTATGTGGAAGGAAACCGTCATTTCTTCACCGAcctgagactgagagacagtaGACTGGTGATTGACGGCTGCAGCCTATACTTCCGTCTCTACTTCAGCTCTGGGCTGGACCAGCAGAAGGGCGGGGACTACGATACGTTCGCTGATGTGGTACGGCAGTTCTTTTTGGCACTGTCCACGTGCAAGCTGCACCCATTTATCGTCTTAGATGGCGGGATTGACCAGACGGAGAAGAAATTTACGACTCTGCGTGAGCGAGCGCAAAGCAAAATCCAGGAGGCTCACGCCCTGTCCCGCGGCGCTCACGGGAGTGTCCTCCCGCTGCTCACCCGCGAGGTCTTCAAACAGGTCCTGTCTGAACTTGGCATCCCcgtggtgcagtgtgtgtcggAGGCAGACTGGGAAATCGCATGCTTGGCCAATCAGTGGGGCTGCCCAGTGCTGACCAATGACAGTGACTTTTACATCTTCGACCTGCGTGGGGGTTACTTGCCCTTTGCTTTCTTTGAGTGGAGTAACATTAACGGCAAGGCCTCCGAGCGCTATATCCCTGCCCGCCGCTTCACCGTTAACCGCTTCTGCTCCAACTTTAACCACATGAACAAACAGCTGCTGCCCCTGTTTGCCGTCATCGCGGGGAACGATTACACGCCAGCCAAGACAACGGAGATGTTCTTCAGCAGGGTGGAGCTCTTCGGTGGCCCGCCGATGGGCAGGCAGGGTGGTGCACGGGGACGACGGGCGAACCCCCGAATCGAAGGCCTCCTACTCTGGCTGTCTCAGTTCCCTGGTCCTGCGGAGGCTgtggaggaggtgctggaggtGCTGGGAGGAAAGCAGAGAGGGAGCCAAAGAAAACTCCTCTCAGATGGAATGCAAGATTACCACCTTTCCCCTACCAGCAGTTTGGCCCTGTACTTCTCTGGCAGTCAGCAGGCGCTACTGAGTACTCAGGGACTGCCGACGGTGCTGGCTTCCCAGCCGGAGTGGCTCTTAAGAGGGCTTACCTGTGGCAGGCTGCCCCCTCTGGTCCTGGATGTGCTGGTTCTCCACAGAGCCCTTCTGATTTGTCAGGTGGAGAACAGTCGTCTGCCCAGCACCCACACCACGTCACAAAGCATCCGCCAGGCCTTTTACAGCCTGCTCCTGAGGGGCGGGAACCAGCAAGGTGTCGACCAGTCACAGCAGGGTAGAGGTAGAGGAGGAAGGGGCAGAGGGGGGCAAAGGCGGGGTAGAGGAGGACCACATAAGGATAGGACCAACTCAGACACTTTTGGCAGCTACAGCACTCCCTCTGGTGTGGAGGAATATGACAGGCATGACCTCACTCTGAGGAGAACTGTAGTCGAAGCTCAGCTGCCCAGCACTGTTCCACTGCTGCAGCTGAACACACTAGACCag ttgcCTATACCTGGGCGTCGGCAGGTGTTGTTGGGTGTTCTGGGTGTGGCTGACAGTGTGTTGCAGGGTGTTCCTGTTCACCtctgtttacctgtgtgtgtgacatgtttcTGGATGAGCGCTGCCAAACCCAAGCCCAGTGCCTCCCTGCTGCATGCCCTGCTACTGGGCTTTGTCTACGGAGAGCTCTGCCGATGCAGAAGCCTCCCCAAAG atcCTGCATCCTCATGTGCAGGGGTGAGGTCGGTGTGCACACGACTGGCTCGGTTGAGGGTGAAAccaggggagaggaggggcCTGGACCTGGGTGTGGCCTATTCCCTCTGCCAATGGCAGTCCTGtatgtgggcggggctttattTGAACCAGCTGTTGTGTTTCCCGCTCCCTGAGCCCCAGTGTGCCTG gGTGTTCAGTGGTACTCTACTCCACGGGCTGGAGCTTGCCCTGAGGACTGGGAGCTCTGCTGAATCTCTTCTGGCGGATGCAGCGCTTCCCATGCAACTGTTCTCTTGCCTGCAGGGGGCGGTAATGAGCTCCAGTGTCCACAGCCTTGGGCCTTCATCCTGCTCAGCCGCAAAGCACAGCagaggggggcagagacagacccaACAAAGGGGGCGGGGCCGTgctgggagggggagggggaataGAGGAAGGGGGCGGGGTAATCATAGAAATGGGGGGGCATGGTCAGCTGATGATCTGGACAACAGGTTTGCGCTCTTAGTGACTGGagaggatgaagatgaggaatag